The Vibrio bathopelagicus genomic sequence ATTGGTTGCCCATGATATTCAAAGCTATCACCTGCGATCGACGTATGGCCATAGAAATAGCGCTTATTGCGTACTTTTGCCCACGCCGAATAAATACCGAGCGTGATCACTGATAGTAGAATGTTAACAATCCATATTCCAAAGTACTCTTTCCCTTTCCCACGAAAGAGAACCTTAGTTTCCAACTCTTTGTTTTCCATTTTAACTCCATCTGACGTTCATCATTAAATCATGCGCATCTTGGTGCGCATTGAGAGGATGCACGCTATAGAAACACGCCATGCTAATCAATAACCTGAACGGATAAATCAAAGGGAGTTATCATAACTTTTGCAAATAATAACAAGGAGTTGAATAAGCCTTACTAAGATATTTATCACTATACAGTTACATTCAACCAGAGATTATTTTACCCCTAGAATCCTTTGATAGCTTTTACCTATCAAAACAATCTTAACCACCCATTAGATTTAATGATAATAATTCTCAATAATGACTCTATCAAAACAACACAACGACTGAGTAATTATCATGAAAAAGACACTAACCTTTGCTGCATTACATTTTACTATCGCATTTAGTGTCGCTTACGTACTAACAGGCGACATCTTAATTGGCAGCTTAATTGCCATGATTGAGCCCTCTGTGAATACTGTTGCTTTCTATTTTCATGAAAAGGCATGGGCTCAAGTTCCAGCGCTTAAAGCTCGTCAGTGGATGACTAAATTAAAAACAGCAAGCTTCGCTACTATCCACTTTAGTGTTGCCTTTACCGTTGTCTACTTATTGACTGGCGATGCCTTTGTTGGTGGTGTAATGGCAACGTTAGAACCCGCTTTGAATACCGTGGCTTACTACTTCCATGAGAAGGTGTGGTTACGAAAAGCAGAAAGCCAAGCAGCACAACCACAGTTTTGTTTGCACCAACATGCTTAACCTAGAGAGTTTACGGTTGACATGGTTGCGATGCGCAATTAAATTATAGTTGTACATCGCAACCATATTAAGAGGCAACATGACTTCAGCACAACTTAGAGAATTATCACGTCAGCTCGTTCGACAACTTGGAATGCTAGACAAAGATTGTGGTGATATTGCACTGCCTCCGATTCAAGCTCATACACTGATTGAACTAGAACAACAGCCATTAACCGTGAATCAATTAGCGGATAAGCTCAATATTGATAAGTCCAACGCCAGTAGAGCAGTCAACAATCTAGCGAAGAACTCGTTAATTCAAACCTCACCACACCCCAACGATAAGCGCAGTATTGTCGCTTCAGTAACACATCAAGGGATAAACACTCTTGCCCAACTTCACAGTCAACAGAATCAATTTTATGACTCGGTACTTGAGCGTTTAACGGAAGCAGAAACTCAACAAGTTTCGGGGGGAATTGAGCATT encodes the following:
- a CDS encoding DUF2061 domain-containing protein, translating into MKKTLTFAALHFTIAFSVAYVLTGDILIGSLIAMIEPSVNTVAFYFHEKAWAQVPALKARQWMTKLKTASFATIHFSVAFTVVYLLTGDAFVGGVMATLEPALNTVAYYFHEKVWLRKAESQAAQPQFCLHQHA